A segment of the Lolium perenne isolate Kyuss_39 chromosome 3, Kyuss_2.0, whole genome shotgun sequence genome:
tcgatacgtcggagacgtatcagcatccccaagcttagtttctgctcgtcccgagcaggtaaatgataacaaagataatttctggagtgacatgccatcataaccttgatcatactattgtaagcacatgtaatgaatgcagcgatcaaaacaatggtaatgcaatgagtaaacaattgaatcatatagcaaagacttttcatgaatagtactttcaagacaagcatcaataagtcttgcataagagttaactcataaagcaataattcaaagtaaaggtattgaagcaacacaaaggaagattaagtttcagcagttgctttcaacttataacatgtatatctcatggatagttgtcaatgtaaagtaatataacaagtgcaatatgcaaatatgtaggaatcaatgcacagttcacacaagtgtttgcttcttggggtggagagaaataggtgaactgactcaacataaaagtaaaagaaaggcccttcgcagagggaagcattgattgctatatttgtgctagagctttgattttgaaaacaagaaacaattttgtcaacggtagtaataaagcatatgtgttatgtaaattatatcttacaagttgcaagcctcatgcatagtgtactaatagtgcccgcaccttgtcctaattagcttggattaccgggattatcatcgcaatgcacatgttttaaccaagtgtcacaaaggggtacctctatgccgcctgtacaaaggtctaaggagaaagctcgcatcggatttctcgctattgattattctcaacttagacatccataccgggacaacatagacaacagataatggactcctctttaatgcataagcatgtagaaacaattaatgttctcatatgagattgaggatatatgtccaaaatagaaacttccaccatggttcatggctttagttagcggcccaatgttcttctctaacaatatgcatgctctaaccattaaataagtggtaaatctcccttacttcagacaagacggacatgcatagcaactcacatgatattcaacaaagagtagttgatggcgttcccaggaacatggttatcgcacaacaagcaacttaataagagataaagtgcataagtacatattcaataccacaatagtttttaggctatttgtcccatgagctatatattgtaaaggtagaggattagaaatttaaaggtagcactcaagcaatttactttggaatggcggagaaataccatgtagtaggtaggtatggtggacacaaatggcatagtggttggctcgaggattttggatgcatgagaagtattccctctcgatacaaggtttaggctagcaaggttatttgaaacaaacacaaggatgaagaggtgcagcaaaactcacataaaagacatattgtaaacattataagactctacaccgtcttccttgttgttcaaactcaatactagaaattatctagactttagagagaccaaatatgcaaaccaaattttagcaagctctatgtatttcttcattaataggtgcaaagtatatgatgcaagagcttaaacatgagcacaacaattgccaagtatcacattatccaagacattttagcaattactacatgtatcattttccaattccaaccatataacaatttaacgaagaagaaacttcgccatgaatactatgagtaaagcctaaggacatatttgtccatatgcaacagcggagcgtgtctctctcccacacaataaatgctaggatccattttattcaaacaaaacaaaaacaaaaacaaaccgatgctccaagcaaagtacataagatgtgatggaataaaaatatagtttcaggggaggaacctgataatgttgtcgatgaagaaggggatgccttgggcatccccaagcttagacgcttgagtcttcttgatatatgcaggggtgaaccaccggggcatccccaagcttagagctttcactctccttgatcatattgtatcatctccctctcttgatccttgaaaacttcctccacaccaaactcaaaacaactcattagagggttagtgcacaatcaaaatatacatgttcagaggtgacataatcattcttaacacttctggacattgcacaaagctactgaaagtcaatggaatcgaaaaatccatcaagcatatcaaaacaggcaatgcgaaataaaaggcagaatctgtcaaaacagaacagtgccAACCCGCTGTCCCCGGTCTCCTTCGCCAACACCACCACGACTCCGTGCAGCAGCGGGACCACCACGACCGTGACGCTCTCCGCCAACACCACCAACGGTGCCAACCCGCTGTCCCCGGTCTccttcgccgccaccgccacctgcGCGGCGGCTCCGTCCGGTACCGCCGCCGTCGCGGGGCTCGGGCGCTCCAGCGCTTCGTTCCCGGCGCGGGTCGCCAGCACGCAGAAGGTGGCCAACTCCTTCGCGCTCTGCCTCCCGAGCGACGGCAGGACCGGGTTCAGCGGCAACGGCGTGGGCGCGGCCATCTTCGGCGGCGGCCCGTTCTACCTCGCCCCGCCCGCCGACCGCGAGGCCATCACCACGCTCCTCTCCGACCCGGTCCCGCTCCGCCAGCCCTTCGCCGGGAACCCCGGCTACTTCGTCACGGCCACCGGCGGCATCGCCATCGACGgctccgtcgccgccgccggcccgCTCGTCGTCGGcctctccaccaccgtcacctaCACGCAGCTCCGCGCCAACGTGTACAGCCGCGTCATCGCGGCCTTCGACCGCGCGCTGGGCCAGACCGCCAAGGTCGCCGCCGTGGCACCGTTCGAGCTCTGCTACGACGCGTCCAAGCTCGGCTCGTCACTGTCGGGCTACTCCGTGCCGCAGGTGGACGTGCTGCTCGAGGGCGGGACCAACTTCACGGTGGTCGGCGGCAACTCCATGGCGCAGGTGAACACCAACACGGCGTGCTTCGCGTTCCTCAAGGCGGCGACCACCACGGGGCCGCCGGTGCTCATTGGAGGGTTCCAGCTCGAGAACAGGCTCGTGGCGCTCGACAACGCCAAGCAGCAGCTCAGCTTCACCGGCTACCTCCCCGCCAGAGGCTTCTCATGCAGCAACTTCAACTTCACCAGGGCGGGCTAGCTAGCTAGTCTACACTCGTACAGTGATCCACGTCCTTTACATGATTATTAGACCTGGTGCTTGCATATGGTGTGTTAAAATAAAGGAAATAAATTAAATCTGATATGGACTATTAACAAGACATCTTTATTTGTTGTTGGTAAGATTTAGTAACATTCGCGCCAAATCATTCTACGTACGCGATCACGATCTCTTTAAATGAAGTAGCGGCGGTGGTCATGGCATCATCTTTGGTTGATTGAAAATGTCCGCGAAACCAAGTAATGGTTTCGTGTATCACTACCGAAAATCGCATCTTTGGCGCCCCTAACACTCTTTGCCGAGTGTCAAAAAACCGAGCACTCAGCAAAGAGGATATCCCCCCTACCAGAAGCGGAACACTTGAAAGTAAATGTATACGACAAAGGCAATCTTTTTCGAGCACGAACACTTTGCAAAAAAGCACGATACGGAGAACCCCACAGAATACACTCGGCAATGGCCATCTTTACCGAGTATCTAATTTTGACCCTCGTCAAGGCCAAGGATCGCGCACCAAACCAACTGTCGAAACGTTTGGGAGTTCTCACCAAATCTTTGTTGTGTGCCACATTTTGACACTTGGCAAAGATGTTTTGCCTCGTGTCTTTCCCATTAATCTCAGCAGACATGCTTTTCCAAGTGCCACACTTGGCAATGCTATCCCTCCATTTATTTTGCCAAATACAAGTAACGTAAGGATTTATTAAGGGTGCCATGCTGTTTTCTAGAAGAACTGGATCCTACACCCTAATGAATTATGGACATTACCCTCAACCAACGATGGAGGCTACTGGGAAAAAGCAGGAATAACATGTGTGTGCAAAAGTTAGTGGATCTTGCGGGTCATACCTTGGCTTTGCATGTTCCTATGAACTAACCAAACATATATCAAGGTAAAAAAATCTATGGTCCAACCGTTGTTTAGAGAATCTAAGAGATGTAGCCAGGGATGTGCCCGTGGGATGGAGTTCCGCGCCATACCGCGCTTCCGAGGGTACAAATCCCCCAAATCTTGCATGTAGCCCAAATATGTATATACAATATGGAAAAGTATATCCAGGTCAGTCTCGAGGGATCAAAGTAAGTGATTCTCTCTTGACTTCTCATTGTACAAGATATTGATGTTAGCTTTCCATTTTGCAACATATTGATCTTGTCTTTCAAATATGTAGGTGAAATGATCACTCCACACATTTTTCTATACAAGCAACAAAAACATAGCATCTCCATAATGATGATGGTGTGGACTCACGAAAATCTATGTGCTTAATGTTGTAGAGTTCTTCCATTTAGCGGGAGTTATACCGCATATACATCCTCAAGAGATGAAGCAAAGGGACCGTGTGGATCCTAATGTTTTCCAAACACAAATGAAGAAACACATATGTGTCCATGTGTGGAAGAAAGGTTACGATACAAAGTAAATATCTTAGGGAACCCTTTATTTTGAAAAGAGCGTGGTTGGGTAGTGGGGGCAAAGGCCCCTCCACACCTCACCTTCGCCTCTACACCCACATATTTATTACCAAGGCCTGGAATGAAGATAAATTAGGCTGAAGTAGTAGTCAACacccacttgggaagctagtcaCCACCGTATATGAACTTGCCTGTTGTGAACTATTTTTGTTCCTAGTCGAACTGGATGACGTTGAACCTATTCCAGTTTAATTGCGAACGGTACGGTTG
Coding sequences within it:
- the LOC127339157 gene encoding chitinase CLP-like — its product is MFLIRNSANPLSPVSFANTTTTPCSSGTTTTVTLSANTTNGANPLSPVSFAATATCAAAPSGTAAVAGLGRSSASFPARVASTQKVANSFALCLPSDGRTGFSGNGVGAAIFGGGPFYLAPPADREAITTLLSDPVPLRQPFAGNPGYFVTATGGIAIDGSVAAAGPLVVGLSTTVTYTQLRANVYSRVIAAFDRALGQTAKVAAVAPFELCYDASKLGSSLSGYSVPQVDVLLEGGTNFTVVGGNSMAQVNTNTACFAFLKAATTTGPPVLIGGFQLENRLVALDNAKQQLSFTGYLPARGFSCSNFNFTRAG